A genomic stretch from Leptotrichia sp. HSP-536 includes:
- the whiA gene encoding DNA-binding protein WhiA gives MSYSSNVKREIFNLENSDKDTVYAELFGIFIAKNVITEHGIYFSTENVSLAKRIYSNLRAVTNIPIQLKYVISKRLGTHKMYEVILFPTQHNQQEYKSFLKKIYFHKNFSVVENEKQLAGIIRGFFLSCGYIKSPEKAYAMDFFVDTEDSATYLYYLFKQMGKKVFQTEKKNKSLVYLRNSEDILDIIFLIGGINSFFEFEEVTINKEIRNKINRNMNWEIANETKKLSASEKQIHMIKVIDEKMGLSELTDVLSETARVRMENQEMSLQELADLMEISKSGIKNRFRRLETIYKGLLEN, from the coding sequence ATGTCGTATTCATCAAATGTAAAAAGAGAAATCTTCAACTTGGAGAATTCAGATAAGGATACTGTTTATGCAGAGCTTTTTGGAATTTTTATTGCAAAGAATGTAATTACAGAACATGGAATTTATTTCAGCACTGAAAATGTCTCGCTTGCTAAAAGAATTTATTCAAATTTAAGGGCAGTAACAAATATTCCAATCCAGCTAAAATACGTTATTAGTAAGCGTCTTGGAACACACAAAATGTATGAAGTGATACTTTTTCCCACTCAGCACAATCAGCAGGAATACAAATCATTTTTAAAAAAAATATATTTTCACAAAAATTTTTCAGTTGTGGAGAATGAAAAACAGCTAGCTGGTATAATCAGAGGTTTTTTCCTTAGCTGTGGATATATAAAGTCTCCAGAAAAGGCTTATGCGATGGATTTTTTTGTGGATACCGAGGATTCTGCCACATATTTGTATTATTTGTTTAAGCAGATGGGGAAAAAAGTTTTTCAAACAGAGAAAAAAAATAAGAGTCTTGTTTATTTACGAAATTCAGAAGATATTTTGGATATAATTTTTTTAATTGGGGGAATAAATTCGTTTTTTGAATTTGAGGAAGTTACGATAAATAAGGAAATTCGGAATAAAATTAATAGAAACATGAACTGGGAAATAGCAAATGAAACTAAAAAGCTTTCGGCTTCTGAAAAACAGATTCACATGATAAAAGTAATTGATGAAAAAATGGGGCTTTCAGAATTGACAGATGTGCTAAGTGAAACTGCGAGAGTCCGAATGGAAAATCAAGAAATGTCCCTGCAGGAACTGGCAGACTTAATGGAAATTTCCAAATCTGGAATAAAAAACAGATTTAGACGGCTGGAAACAATTTATAAAGGACTGTTAGAAAACTAA
- the radC gene encoding RadC family protein produces the protein MMGENKKLAILKEKLSEEQEKGHRERLRQRFLSTGAKGFLDYELLELLLTYTVIRKNCRGIAKNLLKKYGDLYTILQQSEEELQKNKYMTERTVVFLKLLSEIIENGLYKKIHNKKISITSNIKLLNYLKCSLLKRDIEVFKVLFLNTQNELLKEEELFYGTIDRSTIYIRELIKKILEYNAKSVILVHNHPAGSLKPSDSDILLTKKVKEVFESMEIRLLDHLIISEQGYFSFLEGGIL, from the coding sequence ATGATGGGGGAAAATAAAAAGTTAGCAATATTAAAGGAAAAATTGAGTGAAGAACAGGAAAAAGGACATCGGGAGAGATTAAGGCAAAGATTTCTTTCGACAGGAGCAAAGGGATTTTTAGACTATGAGCTTTTGGAACTGCTGCTTACATATACAGTTATTAGAAAAAATTGCAGAGGAATTGCAAAAAATCTATTAAAAAAATATGGAGATTTGTATACAATTTTACAGCAATCAGAAGAAGAATTGCAAAAAAATAAATATATGACTGAAAGAACTGTTGTTTTTTTAAAACTTTTATCTGAAATTATAGAAAACGGGCTATATAAAAAAATACATAATAAAAAAATTTCAATAACAAGCAACATTAAATTACTAAATTATTTAAAATGCTCTCTTTTAAAAAGGGATATCGAAGTTTTTAAAGTGTTATTTTTAAATACACAGAATGAATTACTGAAAGAAGAAGAATTATTTTATGGTACAATTGACAGAAGTACTATTTATATTAGGGAACTAATTAAAAAAATATTAGAATATAATGCAAAATCAGTCATTTTAGTACATAATCATCCCGCAGGCTCACTCAAACCTTCAGATTCTGACATTTTGCTGACAAAAAAAGTTAAAGAAGTATTTGAAAGTATGGAAATACGTTTGTTAGACCATTTAATAATAAGTGAACAGGGGTATTTCAGTTTTTTAGAAGGTGGAATATTATGA
- the ricT gene encoding regulatory iron-sulfur-containing complex subunit RicT yields MKIINIKFRKTKKVYPFMINDTEDYKKGDYVLVDTIRGEQIGIVLGLSLNKEQDEQNDLKIREVKRKLSTKEIEKLIELDKKADDAYFKCKKIVKRLLPEMNLVIGEYTFDESKLIFYFTANSRLDFRELVKEVNRTFKKRVEFYQIKTNDEGRILSAFGKYGKEIYW; encoded by the coding sequence ATGAAAATCATAAATATAAAATTTAGAAAAACAAAAAAAGTTTATCCATTTATGATAAACGATACAGAAGATTATAAAAAAGGAGATTACGTACTTGTAGATACAATTCGTGGCGAACAGATTGGAATAGTTTTAGGACTTTCCTTAAACAAAGAACAAGATGAACAGAATGATTTAAAAATCAGGGAAGTAAAAAGAAAATTATCAACTAAAGAAATCGAAAAATTAATAGAATTGGACAAAAAAGCTGATGATGCCTATTTCAAATGTAAAAAAATTGTAAAAAGACTTCTTCCTGAAATGAATCTCGTTATTGGAGAATATACATTTGATGAAAGCAAGTTAATATTTTATTTTACAGCCAACAGCAGACTAGATTTTAGGGAACTTGTAAAGGAAGTAAACAGAACATTCAAAAAAAGAGTGGAATTTTATCAAATAAAAACAAATGATGAAGGAAGAATTTTATCCGCTTTTGGAAAATATGGAAAAGAAATTTACTGGTAA
- a CDS encoding class II fructose-bisphosphate aldolase, translating to MKYHYKDLGLVNTKEMFAKANKEGYAVPAFNFNNMEQLQGIIEACVEEGSPVILQVSTGARKYIGKEMLPWLAKAATAYVEASGSDIPVALHLDHGPNYAEAKDCIEYGFSSVMYDGSHNPYDENVAEAKQVADFAHKHDVTVEAELGVLAGIEDDVEAAEHIYTQPDEVEDFVSKTGVDSLAIAIGTSHGAHKFKPGDDPKLRLDILAEIEKRIPGFPIVLHGSSAVPKQFVEMINQYGGKIADAIGIPDSELRKAAKSAVAKINVDTDGRLAFTAGIREVFAKKPGEFDPRKYVGPAKDYMKEYYKDKIRNVFGSNGAYKAGAAR from the coding sequence ATGAAATATCATTACAAAGATTTAGGATTAGTAAACACTAAAGAAATGTTTGCTAAAGCAAACAAAGAAGGTTATGCGGTACCTGCTTTTAACTTTAACAACATGGAACAATTGCAAGGAATTATTGAAGCATGTGTTGAAGAAGGTTCGCCAGTAATTCTTCAAGTTTCAACAGGTGCAAGAAAATATATCGGTAAGGAAATGTTACCTTGGCTTGCAAAAGCTGCAACAGCTTATGTAGAAGCGTCTGGATCAGACATTCCAGTAGCATTGCACTTGGATCATGGTCCAAATTATGCTGAAGCAAAAGACTGTATCGAATATGGATTCTCATCAGTAATGTATGATGGATCTCATAATCCATATGATGAAAATGTTGCAGAAGCAAAACAAGTTGCTGATTTCGCACACAAACACGATGTAACAGTTGAAGCTGAATTGGGAGTTTTAGCTGGAATTGAAGACGATGTTGAAGCAGCAGAACACATTTACACTCAACCTGATGAAGTTGAAGACTTCGTATCAAAAACAGGAGTTGATTCATTGGCAATCGCAATTGGAACTTCTCACGGAGCTCACAAATTCAAACCAGGAGACGATCCTAAATTAAGATTAGATATCCTAGCAGAAATTGAAAAAAGAATCCCTGGATTCCCAATCGTATTACACGGTTCATCAGCTGTACCAAAACAATTTGTTGAAATGATTAATCAATATGGTGGAAAAATTGCAGATGCAATAGGTATCCCTGATTCAGAATTAAGAAAAGCCGCTAAATCAGCAGTAGCGAAAATCAACGTAGACACTGACGGAAGATTAGCTTTCACAGCAGGAATTAGAGAAGTATTCGCTAAAAAACCTGGAGAATTTGACCCAAGAAAATATGTAGGACCTGCAAAAGACTACATGAAAGAATACTACAAAGATAAAATCAGAAACGTATTTGGATCAAATGGAGCTTACAAAGCTGGAGCTGCAAGATAA
- the serS gene encoding serine--tRNA ligase yields the protein MLEMRYIRENADKVREYLKNRNSDFDLDSLLKFDEDRRNLLQEVEMLKKERNESSALIGKYKQEGKDPAELLARMQTVSAKIKELDQKVAEIDEKQLELAYTIPNKLSDTTPVGKDEDDNVEVRKWGIPREFDFEIKSHDELGVELGILDFERGAKLGGSRFTVYKNAAARLERALIAFMIDVHTEEHGFEEIFTPQLVRREMMVGTGQLPKFADDAYKIEGDEMYLIPTAEVTLTNLHNSEILDEEELPKYYCGYTACFRKEAGSGGRDLKGLIRQHQFNKVEMVKIVKPETSYDELEKMVNCAEKILQKLELPYRVLALCSGDLGFSATKTYDLEVWVPSQGKYREISSCSNTEDFQARRAMIKYREKETGKSHFVHTLNGSGLAVGRTLLAIMENYQQDDGTIKVPEVLVPYMGGMTVIK from the coding sequence ATGTTGGAAATGAGATACATAAGGGAAAATGCTGATAAAGTCAGAGAATATTTAAAAAATAGAAATAGTGACTTTGATTTGGATTCATTGCTGAAATTTGATGAGGATAGAAGAAATTTACTTCAGGAAGTGGAAATGCTGAAGAAAGAAAGAAATGAGTCAAGTGCGTTAATTGGGAAATATAAACAGGAAGGAAAAGATCCTGCTGAATTGCTTGCGAGAATGCAAACTGTCAGTGCAAAAATTAAGGAACTGGATCAAAAAGTGGCTGAAATTGATGAAAAACAGTTGGAGCTTGCTTATACGATTCCAAACAAATTAAGTGATACGACTCCAGTTGGAAAAGATGAAGATGATAATGTGGAAGTTAGAAAATGGGGAATTCCAAGGGAATTTGACTTTGAAATAAAATCACATGATGAACTAGGAGTAGAACTAGGAATTTTGGACTTTGAAAGAGGTGCAAAACTTGGCGGTTCAAGATTTACAGTTTATAAAAATGCAGCGGCAAGACTGGAAAGAGCATTGATTGCGTTTATGATTGATGTTCATACTGAGGAACATGGATTTGAGGAGATTTTTACACCACAATTAGTTAGACGGGAAATGATGGTGGGAACAGGACAGCTTCCAAAATTTGCTGATGATGCCTACAAAATTGAAGGCGATGAAATGTACTTGATTCCAACGGCAGAAGTTACACTTACAAATTTACATAACAGCGAAATTCTGGATGAAGAGGAATTGCCTAAATATTACTGCGGATATACAGCGTGTTTCAGAAAAGAAGCAGGTTCTGGAGGCCGTGACTTAAAAGGGCTTATAAGACAGCATCAGTTTAACAAAGTAGAAATGGTAAAAATTGTAAAACCTGAAACTTCTTACGATGAACTTGAAAAAATGGTAAACTGTGCGGAGAAAATATTGCAAAAACTCGAATTGCCATATAGAGTACTGGCACTTTGCAGTGGAGATTTAGGATTTAGTGCGACAAAAACTTATGATTTGGAAGTTTGGGTGCCAAGTCAAGGAAAATACAGAGAAATTTCTTCTTGCTCAAATACAGAGGACTTTCAAGCTAGACGTGCAATGATTAAATACAGGGAAAAAGAAACAGGAAAGAGCCATTTTGTACATACTCTGAATGGATCGGGGCTTGCAGTGGGACGAACATTGCTTGCAATTATGGAAAATTATCAGCAGGATGATGGAACTATAAAAGTCCCAGAAGTACTAGTACCTTATATGGGTGGAATGACAGTTATAAAATAA
- a CDS encoding toxin-antitoxin system YwqK family antitoxin: MKKISNKKILLIAGMMALSAVSYGKDIFANYGTIFGKVNLSKVSSISPEDAKRIDSNTYQLTGNGEYRITDEGKRMLIVNLSNGTLNGKYDEYYANGTRFTLGNYNNGKKEGDWMVYTENGKLWKKYQYKNDQLSGNYTSYYAKTGAQEVVGSYIDGKMTGIWTEYYENGARKSQGNYSNNQKNGLFTEWNSNGTKKSEINYVNDEINGKMNVYYENGRLLYEANMSGETGTVKGYYTNGNLGFDGSISGRKRTGTWTYYDKSGNARTVNY; this comes from the coding sequence ATGAAAAAAATAAGTAACAAAAAAATATTATTAATCGCTGGAATGATGGCATTATCAGCAGTTTCTTACGGAAAAGATATATTTGCAAATTATGGAACAATTTTTGGAAAAGTCAATTTATCAAAAGTAAGCTCCATAAGTCCAGAAGATGCAAAAAGAATTGACTCAAATACTTATCAGCTGACAGGAAATGGAGAATATAGAATAACAGATGAAGGTAAAAGAATGCTTATTGTCAATCTAAGTAATGGAACGTTAAACGGGAAATATGACGAATATTATGCCAACGGAACAAGATTTACACTAGGAAATTACAATAATGGAAAAAAAGAAGGAGACTGGATGGTCTATACTGAAAATGGAAAATTATGGAAAAAATATCAGTATAAAAATGACCAGCTAAGTGGAAATTATACATCATATTATGCCAAAACAGGAGCTCAGGAAGTCGTAGGAAGCTATATTGACGGAAAAATGACTGGAATTTGGACAGAATACTATGAAAACGGTGCAAGAAAATCACAAGGAAATTATTCAAATAATCAAAAAAATGGATTATTTACTGAATGGAATTCAAATGGAACAAAAAAATCCGAAATTAACTATGTAAATGATGAAATAAATGGGAAAATGAACGTTTACTACGAGAATGGAAGACTTTTGTATGAAGCAAATATGAGTGGAGAAACTGGAACAGTAAAAGGTTATTACACAAATGGAAATCTTGGATTTGATGGAAGTATTAGTGGAAGAAAAAGAACAGGAACTTGGACTTATTATGATAAATCAGGAAATGCCAGAACAGTAAATTATTAA
- a CDS encoding GH25 family lysozyme, whose translation MEKFIKFLIIMIIFGGIAGFLEFNGYLYHNDVLAELSGYKVQGLDISHHQEKVNWTRVDKKYKFIILKATEGQNFLDTDFLYNWNNARLNGFVVGAYHFFTMTSSGEAQADFYISKVPDSDKTLPPMIDLEISTKKYKKSDVMKHLKDMVEKLEKHYKKRVIFYVNYNTYNAYIKGEFPENKIWITDYKYFPKIAEDNRWVIWQVSRRGRIEGIPGFTDKNVLRKGLAVEDLINKNKLK comes from the coding sequence ATGGAAAAATTTATAAAATTTTTGATAATTATGATAATTTTTGGAGGTATAGCGGGGTTTTTGGAATTTAACGGGTATCTGTATCACAATGATGTTTTGGCGGAACTGTCTGGATATAAGGTTCAAGGACTGGATATTTCCCATCATCAGGAAAAAGTCAACTGGACTCGTGTGGATAAAAAGTACAAATTTATTATTTTAAAGGCGACAGAAGGGCAGAATTTCCTTGATACGGATTTTTTATATAACTGGAACAATGCCAGATTAAATGGATTTGTAGTAGGAGCATACCATTTTTTCACAATGACGAGCAGCGGAGAAGCACAAGCTGATTTTTACATAAGTAAAGTGCCTGATTCTGATAAAACATTGCCACCAATGATTGATTTGGAAATATCTACAAAAAAATATAAAAAATCAGATGTAATGAAACATTTAAAAGATATGGTTGAAAAACTGGAAAAACATTACAAGAAAAGAGTAATTTTTTATGTAAACTACAATACTTATAACGCATATATAAAAGGCGAATTTCCTGAAAATAAAATTTGGATTACAGATTATAAATATTTTCCTAAAATAGCGGAAGATAACAGATGGGTAATTTGGCAAGTGTCAAGACGTGGACGAATTGAAGGAATTCCAGGATTTACAGATAAAAATGTGCTTAGAAAAGGTTTGGCAGTAGAAGATTTGATAAATAAAAATAAGTTGAAATAA
- the lpxK gene encoding tetraacyldisaccharide 4'-kinase — protein sequence MKLLSIIYGFIVFLRNKLYDLNIFKEKKVDGVEIICIGNIVAGGTGKTPAVQYFVQKYLEKNKKVGILSRGYKGKRETDLLLVRDEKKIYATSKESGDEAYLHALNFQIPVVVCKNRYEGATFLKEKCGVETIIMDDGFQHRKLKKDKNIILIDATNPFGMDDYLPKGRLRESLDALKRADEIIITKSNYVLVEEIVKIKERLAKYEKLISVATFEESYFYKLNFENEKKFGKINNESNIGNEKFPLEIIKNKNVLIFSSIANPAVFYQTIKKLNPSNIDEIKFTDHHVYTNEEILEIKEEAKSYDYVLTTEKDIVKIDENIENLMILKMEFKIVEKGK from the coding sequence ATGAAATTATTGTCGATTATATATGGATTTATTGTGTTTTTGCGAAACAAACTTTATGATTTGAATATTTTTAAAGAAAAAAAGGTTGATGGAGTGGAAATAATTTGCATTGGAAATATTGTGGCAGGAGGAACTGGAAAAACACCAGCTGTGCAGTATTTTGTGCAAAAATATTTAGAAAAAAATAAAAAAGTTGGAATTCTAAGTCGAGGCTACAAGGGAAAACGGGAAACTGATTTATTACTTGTACGGGATGAAAAAAAGATTTATGCCACTTCAAAGGAATCAGGAGATGAAGCCTATTTACATGCCTTAAATTTTCAAATCCCTGTCGTAGTCTGTAAAAATCGCTACGAAGGTGCAACTTTTTTAAAAGAAAAATGTGGTGTGGAAACAATTATTATGGATGACGGCTTTCAGCATAGAAAACTGAAAAAAGATAAAAATATAATTCTGATTGATGCAACAAATCCTTTTGGAATGGACGATTATTTGCCAAAAGGCCGATTGCGGGAATCACTTGATGCTTTGAAACGGGCTGATGAAATTATTATTACAAAAAGTAATTACGTTTTGGTAGAAGAAATTGTGAAAATTAAGGAAAGACTGGCAAAATATGAAAAACTAATTTCTGTTGCCACTTTTGAAGAAAGTTATTTTTACAAATTAAATTTTGAAAATGAGAAAAAGTTTGGTAAAATAAATAATGAAAGCAACATAGGAAATGAAAAATTTCCATTGGAAATTATTAAAAATAAAAATGTGCTAATTTTTTCTTCAATAGCAAATCCAGCTGTATTTTATCAAACAATAAAAAAATTAAACCCAAGTAATATTGATGAAATAAAATTTACAGATCATCACGTTTACACAAATGAAGAAATTTTAGAAATAAAGGAAGAAGCAAAAAGTTATGATTATGTTTTGACAACGGAAAAGGATATTGTGAAAATTGATGAAAATATTGAAAATTTAATGATTTTGAAAATGGAATTTAAAATTGTTGAAAAAGGAAAATAA